The genomic interval TAAATGGAGATGGTAGGTATTTGCCAGCACCATTTGTGCCCCCGTTGCCCATAACTGGTCAGGGGTAACGGTTTTTACATTTGCCAGTGTGCCTACAGGCATGAAGCGGGGAGTTTCGACCAGTCCGTGGGGAGTCGAAAATAGACCCGCTCGCGCATGGGTATCACAGCAATACGCCTGACACTTGAAAGAAAATCCCTTAGTCAATGTTTAATCTACCTGAACAATTTCCGCCATTCTAATTCTGACAGAGTACCGTCCAATCAGTTTTTCATAATAAACCTGTGTGCCTATCACCAGATCCCCGGTTTCTGGTCATCCATCAGCCCCACCCATAAAGCTTCGCCACAGAAACCGGGATCTTAGTCGCTCAGTCAGGATGATCGCATTTCCTTAGAACGAAAAATGCTCTTCGTCATCAATTTGGACATCCCAATTTGCCGACAGCACTTCAGCAACAACCGCTTCTAGAGCCGCAACATTGAGACGATGGTTGGCTTGTTCCTGTAAGGGATTGGAGAGTGGGATTAACCGCAGTTGGCGATCGTCCTGGATCAGATTAAACCAGGATTCCTGGTCATCGGATTGACCCAGTTCTAGATAATCAAAGCTATGAACGTTGATATAGAGGGTGTGATTTGCAATCAATGTCGATCGCTGCGGATCGGCAAAGACTTCAACGACATAGCCCTCGCCCTCGCTCGTGAGCACGCCGTCCTGTTGGTGAATGTAACGGACACGGCTCAAATCAGCCAGTACCCGATGCATATCCTGCTTGTTAACAATTGTTCCGGTATCAACAATGCAGGGAGCGGGAATCCGCTGGCTGCGGGGAAGTGGATCATGACTCATGGAGAGAATGCCTCTGGTCGAATTCAACCTATGCTCGGATGAGAAATTTCTCATCAACAGGGAAAAACTTTTGATCCTGAAAAAGTCTGACGGTACGCTTGAGCGCGGTTATTACTGAATGAGTGATGTACGAAACAATTTTATCCTATGTTTTTAAGGGAATTCCTAATGGAATTTACTGAATTGCTAGAAACGGAACTGAGTTGCTCGAAAAAGGCTATGGGGTAAGGAATACAGCGTATAGGGAAAGGAGAACGATGCCAAGACTTTCGAGTATGCAGATTTGGGGAGACCTGAAAGCATCGCTCCAAACATCCGTTTTTACACTGTTGGGAGCAATTGCCTTCTACACCTGCATCCCCATTCCCCATCAGTGGCGACTGGAGTTTAATGGGATTGCTCGCTGGGCTCCCCTGATAGGACTTGCGATCGGAGGGTTATTGGGATTGTTGGACAGCGGATTGCATGGTTTGGGCATGCCCGTGCTGGTTCGTAGTGCTGTGGTTGTGGCGGTGTGGGTGGGCATTACTGGTGGGCTACACCTGGATGGGGCAATGGATACTGCTGATGGGTTAGCCGTGATCGATCCCCAACGCCGTTTAGAGGTCATGGCAGATAGCCATACAGGGGCTTTTGGGAGCATGGTGGCAGTCCTGATTTTGCTCCTGAAGACAACAGCACTGGCAACCTTAAGCAGCGATCGATGCCTGGCATTGATGGTCGTTGCCGCCTGGAGACGATGGGGACAATTGCTTGCGATCGTCCGCTATCCCTACTTGAAAGCAACGGGCAAAGGGGCATTTCACAAAATTGCGATTTGTTCCGTTTGGGAAACCGTTCCGACCCTGCTGCTGCTGCTTAGCTTCAGCATTCTGACTCTGGGGTGGGGCCAAAATCGTTGGCTGGTGGGGAGCTTGATGGGAATCGGAGGATGCACGATCTCCCTTCTAACTGGAGCCTGGTTCAACCACAAGCTGGGTGGACACACGGGAGACACCTATGGCGCAGTCGTGGAATGGACAGAAGCACTCTTGCTGTGTGCTCTGACCTTGAAGGGGTGGTCAGTGTGATGAAGCTGAAAGGGTTCCTGATTTTGGGGGTACTTATGGTTGCTGGAGTAGCGCTCAGTCAGCGGCTTGAAGTGAAGGTATTCTGGTTACTCAACACCAAACAATGCCCTGGTTGCGACTTGAAAGGAGCGAAATTAGCCGGGGCAGATCTGCAAGGGGCAAATTTGAAGGCGGCTAATTTGAGCAACGCCAATTTGAGTGAAGCAATCCTGTCAAAAAGTAATCTGGCAGGAGCAAATTTTCAACAAACGGATTTGAGTCTGGTGGACTTGACAGAGGCGGAGATGGCAGGTGCAGATTTGAGGGGTGCAAATTTAAGCGGAGCGAATTTGATTCGGGCTAATTTGCAACGGACAGATTTGAAACGGGCAAATCTGTTGTTTACCGAACTAACAGGCGCAAATTTGAAGGGGGCTGATTTACGGCAAGCGGAGATTTACGGAGCAAATTTGTCCAGGGAACAACTCAGGCAAACGGTTGTGCCCGATCGCAACCAATAAACGCTAGAATCGCTACTCCTCCTGACTTCTGCCTCGTGGTTTCTGACTTCTCTGTTGAATTTGGCGGATTGGCTTGAGTTGAAGCAGACCCGGAGCTACCCCGGTTTGAGGTTCTCCCAACATAATGACCGAACAGGTCAACCGTTGGGTCACCTGGGCGGTTATATCGCTGACTGCCAATCCGCCAGCGCTGGTGCGCCGGGGAGAGGATCTTAAAATCACCAGATCATAGGATTTCGCGGTTGCTACAATCGCCCGCACCACATCATCCTCTGGCTTGACCTGAATATCAGGGGGAATGTTGGTCGTGAGTTTGCTAACCAGCAATTCAAGTTGGGAATGTGCCCAGGAAATCCGACCCGGAGAAGCGGTGCGATCGCAGATATTGAGCAGCGTCACCTGAGCCTGGGTCGCTTCCGCTAGAACATGGGTAAACTGCAACAACCAGAGCGATTTCTGGGTCAAATTTTCGATCGGAACCAGGATTCTTTGAACGGTTGTGGGCGACTCCAGCAATCGGGAAATCGCAACCGGACAATGGGACCCCCAAAGAACACTATCAATCACATTGCCAAACAAGCGGGCTTGAAATCCACTGCGTCGTCCCCATCCCATTACCACCAGGCTGGCATTTTGCTCCCGACTGGCGCGATTAATGCCCTGGGCAATGCTGTCGTCAATTCGGGTTAATGGAGTTGCTTCGACACCAACTTCCCGGCTCAACTCTACCGCCGCCGCCAGCAGCGAATCCCCCCGTTTCAGGGCTGTCGTAAGTTGCGGATCGTTCATATGGATGTGCCCAGGGACAATTGCCAGCGGAACAATCTGTCCTGGTTGCTGACGCACCAACAACGCTGCCAGTTCGATTAAGAACCGCTCTGTTTTAGGGTTATAGACTGGAACCACGACCCTATAGGGTTTACGGTCTTCCTTGCCCCTCCAGACCAACGGGTTCACAAAATCTTCCGGCTCAACCTCTGGCACAGCTAACCCCGGTGCAAAACGAGCGGTCAGAATTGGTCCCAGCGTTGATGTAACCAACATCAGAACAATGACACTGTTTAAGACCTCTTCAGTCAGTAACTTAGCCCGATAACCAACCAGGGTGGCGGCTAACGTTGCTGCCACCTGTGGCAGGGACAAAGACCACATGACAATCTGCTCTCGCCAGTTGTAGCGGTACAGTAACTTTGCCAACAAAGCAGCCAGAAACTTGCTGGCAATGAGTCCAAAGACGATCGCCAGGGTTAGCGCTAGCGATTGCGGTGTCGTCAAACTGCGAACAAAGGCGGGGACATCAATCAACAGCCCCATATCCACAAAAAAGATGGGAATGAAGAGAACACTGCCGACAAACATTACCTTTTCTTTGACGGGACCCTCTCCGACTGCCCCATTGACTGCCAACCCTGCCAGAAAAGCGCCCACAATCTTCTCTACCCCGATTAATTGCGCTCCTACAGCGGCAAGAAAAACTGCCAGCAACACAAACAAGAACTGATTGCCTTCCTCATCGCCAGAGCGGCGAAAATACTGCCGCCCTGCCCAATCAAAACCAAGCAGCACGATCGCCGTATAAATGGCCAGTGACCCGATTAAAGTAACCAGTTTGATGGCAGAAAAGTCGCCCGCATGGATGCCAATACAAACGGCTAAAATAAGCAATGCTCCGATGTCCGTAAAGATGGTTGCACCAATGGTAATGGTCACCGCTTCATTGGCAACCACTCCCAAACGGCTCACGATCGGGTAAGCCAGGAGGGTATGGGAAGCAAACAAAGAGCCGATCAGAATCGAAGCATTCCAACCAAAGCCGAACATACGCCCGACGATCGTTCCAAAGATTAAAGGCACCAGAAAAGTAAAACTGCCAAATCCGGCGGAGCGATGTTTGGTTTGGCGAAACTGATCCAGGTCTACTTCTAGTCCTGCGACAAACATCAGATAGACCAGTCCAATATCCGACAACAGCTTCATTGCCTGGGATTCTTCCTGAATTAGCGTTAAGCCATTTGGCCCAAGCACCACCCCAGCAGCCAATAGCCCCACCAATCCTGGCAGGCGAATGCGTTCAAACAGAGGTGGAACCACCAAAATAATTGCCAACAACACCACAAAAGGAGCGATCGGCTCCTCCTGGAAGATTTTCAGCACAGATTCCATAAATTAAGGGGGAGTAAAAGGCAACGCAGGAAAAGAGTACAGGAATTTTGCAGAAGGGTCATCCGTCATGGGTCAGGGCTGAATTTTCTAAACCAACAATTTCAACGAAACCCACCCCTACGATTGTTCGCATTTGCCCAGAAGTTCATTTAAATCGGGATAACCCTCAGGAACAAGAACAAAATAAAGTCGGTAATTTGTAGGGGCTTGGCATGTGGGCAAAAACCTTTACCCTAGCCGCCAACCTATCTGCCGGATGCCAAGCCCTTACGACTGGAATTGGCATTATTGTTTAACCAGCATTATTTCATTCGAGATTCTTACCGAATCAGCCTTTACTGGATGATATACGACTTAACTGCTTCCCATATACCTCCATACCTAGAGGTGAATCTGGTTCAGAATCAAGCGGAGGCGATCGTAGTCATCCTTAAGCAATAAGCTGAGTGTTCGTCCTGCCTGCACCAGCCATGTTCGGTCTGCCCGTCGGAGTTGATAAATTTCTCTCACCGTAGCAGCAACGAGCGCATCGACAGGTGCCCCACTTAGTAACAATAACGTGCGCAAAAAATCGAGTTTTTCAGTGAAGTCAATCACCTCGTCTGGTTCGCAACGGTAAACTGCCTGATGCACCTGGGGTGGACGCGGAGGAAGGTGCTGATAAACGGCACCCGAACCGCTTCCGATGTCAGCCACCCCACGAAAACCCACGATCGCCCCTCGAAACTCGGTCTTCAACATGGCAAAAATTTGGGGCTGCTGCTCTCTCAGTTCTTCCAGAGACAGCCCCAATGCCCGCGCCCGATGTACCGAATCGATCGGTCCCGTCGTCGCGTGGTAAACCACTGCATAAATTTGGTTTCCCGTCTCCTCATCTACCGCCTTAACCCAACTACCAAAAGCTGGCATCGCCGGAAAACTCAAGCTCTCCGGTTCCAGACATTGCGCCAGAAACTCCGTCGTCGCTGTCTCAATTACCTCTGCGATGTGATCAGGATGACGGTTATGGGTAGCAAATTGTGGAAGAGGAAGACGCATAGGAGAGCGATGAATGATGAATGATGAGTTTTAAGTTGCTTTCATTCATAACTCAAAATCGATAACTTAAAACTCAAAATTCACTTATTTCCCCTTCTTCTTACCGGCTGTCACATCAACTTCTTCTAGTTCACTCAGACGAAAAGTAACCAGTTTGTCCCAGTTGCCCCCCTCGAAACAAAACGGCGGCTTTGCCATCGCTAATACGCTGAACCAAACCCTGGAAGGCGTAGTAAGTATCTTGAGAATTAACGACTTTCACCGCTGAACCTGGCAGAATCATACGTTTATCAGTAAAAATGTCCACTTCAATAGGGTACTCGGAGTTAGGGATAGGAAACCAGCCTTCAGCATAGAAGTTTTCTAGGCAAACCAAAGAAATAAAGCTTTACATACACTTTCATCATCTGAAGCAACCGCACGGGCACACTAGATGAAGCCCGTAAGTTCTTAAAACTAGGTAAAAAGTAAAACACAATCCTCGATAATGCTTCAGCAGGGGAGGGGGTTGAATTATAAACTATGAATTATGAATTTTGAATGGTTAGGGTTACTGGAAGATTTATTCATTCCTTTACCAACTAATTCCCCATCCCCATCCCCCATTCCTTCATCCCTCTCTGTAAAAAGTCAATTTACGATTCCCAGGAATTGACAAGACGCTCTATTCATTAGATGAGACGTTTAACCCTACCCGATCAAGCTACTCTGCGTTTGGCTCAGTCAGACTTTCTGCTTCTGTTTCAGGCGTTGCATCGCTCGATTGGGGGCGGGAGCGAATGGGAGAGCGTTATATTCTGGGGGTACGATCGCGCCCTTTGCAAAGACTTGCAGCACGTTTGGCAACAATCCCTGGCGCAATATTCAACGCCAACCAGCCCTTTAGAAGCTAGATTCCCGGAAACAATTATTCCAGGTCAGCCCGAATCGTTGGCTAGTCAGCGAAACGAAAATCCGAATGGAACCCATCGTTCCACTTCAGGGTTGTCTCCAAACTTTATATTTGCTGATCCAGAAACCATATCCACTCTTGAGGATGGAATTTCTCCTTTCCGAATCTCAAATGATGTGGGTCAAACTGAAGCCGTTTGCCGCCAACTACATGCCAAAGTGGCACATTTGCCTGAGCCGCTTTCTGAGGAAAGGATGATTTATGCTGACGGAAGTCCTGCAAATCTGCTGGTTTTGGCTGCCTCGCTTCAGATCTGGATTCAGGTTAAACCAGTAAATAGGGAGACCCCGACAAAAATCGCAGATTCTACACCGCCACCAAATTCTCCAATTGATTCATCAGCGCCCCCGGACGATCGTCCCTGGCAGGCTGTGCTTTCCTGCAACCCAGAAGAAATTGCTAGATTGCTGAGAATTCCGGCGATCGCTGTCTTGCTTCCATCTGAAACTCGTGTTACCCGGCAAAAAAAGGGTTCGCTTACTATCCTCCGCCAATTTTGGGCAACGCTCTTACAATTACCCCCATCCTCTTTGGAAGATCAATTTTCCGCCGCTACCATTACTCCCCCAGTGCCCTCGCTCTCAATTGATTTCTTCCTGAGACAAGCACCGATTGGGATTCTTCAATTGGGTCTGGATGGGGGGATCTCAAAAGCAAATCTAGCTTTCTGCCAGCTCATCGGATATACGGAAACCGAACTGCGGCATCTGGATAACCAGTCAATTTCCTTTCCACAGGATTTTGTGGCTGAGGTAAGGCTAATTCAACAGTTGGTGGATGGGGGATGCTCTCAGCAGACATTGCGAAAGCGCTATCTCTGTCAAGACGGTTCCTTGCTATGGGCGGAGGTAAAGCTGTCTCTGGTTGGAGAGGCTGAAACGGGGGAGCGTTCAGTTTTCGCCTTTGTGACCGACTTAAGCGCCCAGATTCTGGCAGAGCAAGAAATTCTGCAAAGTCGGGAACGGGAAGCCGTCAT from Kovacikia minuta CCNUW1 carries:
- the cobS gene encoding adenosylcobinamide-GDP ribazoletransferase, with the protein product MPRLSSMQIWGDLKASLQTSVFTLLGAIAFYTCIPIPHQWRLEFNGIARWAPLIGLAIGGLLGLLDSGLHGLGMPVLVRSAVVVAVWVGITGGLHLDGAMDTADGLAVIDPQRRLEVMADSHTGAFGSMVAVLILLLKTTALATLSSDRCLALMVVAAWRRWGQLLAIVRYPYLKATGKGAFHKIAICSVWETVPTLLLLLSFSILTLGWGQNRWLVGSLMGIGGCTISLLTGAWFNHKLGGHTGDTYGAVVEWTEALLLCALTLKGWSV
- a CDS encoding pentapeptide repeat-containing protein, whose product is MKLKGFLILGVLMVAGVALSQRLEVKVFWLLNTKQCPGCDLKGAKLAGADLQGANLKAANLSNANLSEAILSKSNLAGANFQQTDLSLVDLTEAEMAGADLRGANLSGANLIRANLQRTDLKRANLLFTELTGANLKGADLRQAEIYGANLSREQLRQTVVPDRNQ
- a CDS encoding HAS-barrel domain-containing protein, giving the protein MRLPLPQFATHNRHPDHIAEVIETATTEFLAQCLEPESLSFPAMPAFGSWVKAVDEETGNQIYAVVYHATTGPIDSVHRARALGLSLEELREQQPQIFAMLKTEFRGAIVGFRGVADIGSGSGAVYQHLPPRPPQVHQAVYRCEPDEVIDFTEKLDFLRTLLLLSGAPVDALVAATVREIYQLRRADRTWLVQAGRTLSLLLKDDYDRLRLILNQIHL
- a CDS encoding cation:proton antiporter domain-containing protein; this translates as MESVLKIFQEEPIAPFVVLLAIILVVPPLFERIRLPGLVGLLAAGVVLGPNGLTLIQEESQAMKLLSDIGLVYLMFVAGLEVDLDQFRQTKHRSAGFGSFTFLVPLIFGTIVGRMFGFGWNASILIGSLFASHTLLAYPIVSRLGVVANEAVTITIGATIFTDIGALLILAVCIGIHAGDFSAIKLVTLIGSLAIYTAIVLLGFDWAGRQYFRRSGDEEGNQFLFVLLAVFLAAVGAQLIGVEKIVGAFLAGLAVNGAVGEGPVKEKVMFVGSVLFIPIFFVDMGLLIDVPAFVRSLTTPQSLALTLAIVFGLIASKFLAALLAKLLYRYNWREQIVMWSLSLPQVAATLAATLVGYRAKLLTEEVLNSVIVLMLVTSTLGPILTARFAPGLAVPEVEPEDFVNPLVWRGKEDRKPYRVVVPVYNPKTERFLIELAALLVRQQPGQIVPLAIVPGHIHMNDPQLTTALKRGDSLLAAAVELSREVGVEATPLTRIDDSIAQGINRASREQNASLVVMGWGRRSGFQARLFGNVIDSVLWGSHCPVAISRLLESPTTVQRILVPIENLTQKSLWLLQFTHVLAEATQAQVTLLNICDRTASPGRISWAHSQLELLVSKLTTNIPPDIQVKPEDDVVRAIVATAKSYDLVILRSSPRRTSAGGLAVSDITAQVTQRLTCSVIMLGEPQTGVAPGLLQLKPIRQIQQRSQKPRGRSQEE